One genomic window of Micromonospora sp. WMMD1128 includes the following:
- a CDS encoding SAF domain-containing protein → MSMVASRNGTPVEAPVAPPKVVRQRRIRPGLLGLAILLIALGGLGAAFAVTSVRSTGTYLAVARPVEVGQQITADDLVPVQLSGGRELRPVPADRMKDLLGLRAAVRLTPGTLLTTTQLTEAPLLGPGQQQIALGLASDQVPARKLHPGDKVLLVSTPDTGTSGAEATRGGTRFEATVIDTAVPESSDVVVYLALAVRDVPAVVVLAADDRVALVLVEAA, encoded by the coding sequence ATGAGCATGGTGGCGTCCCGGAACGGGACCCCGGTGGAGGCGCCGGTGGCGCCGCCCAAGGTGGTCCGGCAGCGACGGATCCGACCCGGCCTGCTCGGCCTGGCGATCCTGCTGATCGCGCTCGGCGGGCTGGGCGCCGCGTTCGCGGTCACCTCGGTGCGGTCCACCGGCACCTACCTGGCGGTGGCCCGCCCGGTCGAGGTGGGGCAGCAGATCACCGCCGACGACCTGGTGCCGGTCCAGCTCTCCGGCGGGCGCGAGCTGCGGCCGGTGCCCGCCGACCGGATGAAGGACCTGCTCGGCCTGCGGGCCGCCGTCCGGCTCACCCCCGGCACCCTGCTCACCACGACCCAGCTCACCGAAGCCCCCCTGCTCGGCCCCGGCCAGCAGCAGATCGCGCTGGGGTTGGCGTCCGACCAGGTGCCCGCCCGCAAACTGCACCCCGGTGACAAGGTGCTGCTGGTCAGCACGCCGGACACCGGCACCAGCGGCGCCGAGGCGACCCGCGGCGGCACCCGGTTCGAGGCCACCGTGATCGACACCGCCGTGCCGGAGAGCAGCGACGTGGTGGTCTACCTGGCGCTGGCCGTCCGGGACGTGCCGGCGGTGGTGGTGCTGGCCGCGGACGACCGGGTCGCACTCGTGCTGGTCGAGGCGGCCTGA
- a CDS encoding type II secretion system F family protein yields the protein MTNWHLVVAVLGGCAVGLGLFLVVREALPATPALGPALRRLHQPPGQAPVAGAGPDWLGGFARWLRPPTRQLALLDRTPEQYALSVLLSALVGFATPAVASAVLFLGGVSVPVVVPLLASLGMALLAGLVAHRSVLTKADAARDEFRQAVCTYLDLVALQLSAAHGPVQSLERAATVCDGWVFDRIREALRLAQLQMHSPWDELQELADRIGIPELGDVGAIMRSSGSEGAQVHETLRARADSLRDQIRTDNLTRAEGVTSKLDIPGSLLVFVLLGFAVYPFLARL from the coding sequence ATGACCAACTGGCATCTCGTGGTGGCGGTGCTGGGCGGATGCGCGGTCGGGCTCGGTCTGTTCCTCGTGGTCCGCGAGGCGTTGCCGGCCACGCCGGCGCTCGGCCCGGCGCTGCGCCGGCTGCACCAGCCGCCCGGCCAGGCACCGGTGGCCGGTGCCGGGCCGGACTGGCTCGGCGGCTTCGCCCGCTGGCTGCGCCCGCCGACCCGGCAGCTCGCCCTGCTCGACCGGACCCCCGAGCAGTACGCCCTGTCGGTGCTGCTCTCCGCGCTCGTCGGGTTCGCCACCCCGGCGGTCGCCTCGGCCGTGCTCTTCCTGGGCGGGGTGTCCGTGCCGGTGGTCGTACCGCTGCTGGCCAGCCTCGGGATGGCGCTGCTCGCCGGTCTCGTCGCGCACCGCTCGGTGCTGACCAAGGCGGACGCCGCCCGGGACGAGTTCCGGCAGGCCGTCTGCACCTACCTCGACCTGGTGGCGTTGCAGCTCTCCGCCGCGCACGGCCCGGTGCAGTCGCTGGAACGCGCGGCGACGGTCTGCGACGGCTGGGTCTTCGACCGGATCCGGGAGGCGCTGCGGCTCGCCCAGCTCCAGATGCACTCGCCGTGGGACGAGTTGCAGGAGCTGGCCGACCGGATCGGCATCCCGGAGCTGGGCGACGTGGGCGCCATCATGCGGTCCTCCGGCAGTGAGGGCGCCCAGGTGCACGAGACGTTGCGCGCCCGCGCCGACTCGCTGCGCGACCAGATCCGCACCGACAACCTGACCCGCGCCGAGGGGGTGACCAGCAAGTTGGACATTCCCGGCTCGCTGCTGGTCTTCGTCCTGCTCGGCTTCGCCGTCTATCCGTTCCTCGCCCGCCTGTGA
- a CDS encoding LysM domain-containing protein, with amino-acid sequence MGAPGRSAVRRAGQVLTGLGALVVLVGVLAGGPIALLAFAGNPLPDHLPTLAEVGTALTSRDDGQLFLRALAVVGWFGWATFAFSVVVELLASAVRRPAPKLPGMRRQQRAAAALVGSVALILAASPAAASAAALTAPQPVVAAPAVSTAYAAPHVATPARAAPDATGPAVYRVAKGDYLGEVADRYLDDFDRYRELARMNRLADPDRIRPGQLIELPGGAVDDGARRHAAGRLVVRPARPAPAKPAEGGASATAPKPTEGGASATEPQPAPDTSAQDTTPTVEAPEGQPPAMAAGASRATAEEGINRPLAISAVLAVASIVGAQIGAVLGLRRRPAAARALGNGRHRRD; translated from the coding sequence ATGGGTGCACCGGGACGCTCCGCCGTCCGCCGCGCCGGGCAGGTCCTCACCGGGCTCGGCGCGCTCGTCGTGCTCGTCGGGGTGCTGGCCGGCGGGCCGATCGCGCTGCTGGCCTTCGCCGGCAACCCGCTCCCCGACCACCTGCCCACGCTGGCCGAGGTGGGCACGGCCTTGACCAGCCGCGACGACGGGCAGCTCTTCCTGCGGGCGCTCGCCGTGGTGGGCTGGTTCGGGTGGGCCACGTTCGCGTTCTCCGTGGTGGTGGAGCTGCTGGCGTCGGCGGTGCGCCGGCCCGCGCCGAAGCTGCCCGGGATGCGCCGCCAGCAGCGGGCCGCCGCCGCGCTCGTCGGTTCGGTGGCGCTGATCCTGGCGGCCAGCCCGGCCGCGGCGAGCGCCGCCGCGCTCACCGCCCCGCAGCCGGTGGTCGCCGCCCCCGCCGTCAGCACGGCGTACGCGGCCCCGCACGTCGCCACGCCGGCCCGGGCCGCGCCGGACGCCACCGGCCCGGCCGTGTACCGGGTGGCGAAGGGGGACTACCTGGGTGAGGTGGCCGACCGTTACCTGGACGACTTCGACCGCTACCGGGAGCTGGCCCGGATGAACCGGCTCGCCGACCCGGACCGGATCCGCCCCGGCCAGCTCATCGAGCTGCCCGGCGGCGCGGTGGACGACGGTGCCCGGCGGCACGCCGCCGGCCGGCTGGTGGTGCGGCCGGCCCGGCCCGCACCGGCGAAGCCGGCGGAGGGGGGTGCGTCCGCGACCGCGCCGAAGCCCACCGAGGGCGGCGCGTCCGCGACCGAGCCGCAGCCCGCGCCGGACACGTCCGCGCAGGACACCACGCCCACCGTGGAAGCGCCGGAGGGGCAGCCGCCGGCCATGGCGGCGGGCGCGTCCCGGGCCACGGCCGAGGAGGGCATCAACCGTCCGCTCGCCATCTCGGCGGTGCTGGCGGTGGCAAGCATCGTGGGGGCGCAGATCGGCGCCGTCCTCGGGCTGCGTCGCCGACCGGCGGCGGCGCGTGCGCTCGGCAACGGGCGGCACCGCCGGGACTGA
- a CDS encoding TadE/TadG family type IV pilus assembly protein, whose translation MDGVTPVPRDRGSVSIEVAVLAPAFIGLMVLAGVVGRTAVADEAVESAAHDAARAASLARTAADGRKAAEKAARDQLNWSGLRCAAPPTLGLTGSVAGKPASFNRAYRSAAGVPATVTVTVTCTVSFEDMRAPGLPGVPGGKTVSARFTSPLDTYRSRG comes from the coding sequence CTGGACGGGGTGACGCCGGTGCCCCGGGACCGAGGTTCCGTCTCGATCGAGGTGGCGGTCCTCGCCCCCGCCTTCATCGGGCTGATGGTGCTGGCCGGCGTGGTCGGCCGGACCGCCGTCGCCGACGAGGCGGTGGAGTCCGCCGCGCACGACGCCGCCCGGGCCGCCTCGCTCGCCCGGACCGCCGCCGACGGCCGGAAGGCGGCCGAGAAGGCGGCCCGTGACCAGCTCAACTGGTCCGGGCTGCGCTGCGCCGCGCCACCGACGCTGGGCCTGACCGGGTCGGTGGCCGGCAAGCCAGCCAGCTTCAACCGGGCGTACCGCAGCGCCGCCGGCGTGCCGGCGACCGTCACGGTGACGGTGACCTGCACGGTCTCCTTCGAGGACATGCGCGCGCCCGGGCTGCCCGGGGTGCCGGGCGGCAAGACCGTCTCGGCGCGCTTCACCTCGCCGCTCGACACCTACCGGAGCCGGGGATGA
- a CDS encoding type II toxin-antitoxin system VapB family antitoxin: MTKILVDVDDEALADAARAFGTKTKKDTVNVALREGAARLRRARALTELAGRGRAGDFDELLDKDTYRS; the protein is encoded by the coding sequence GTGACCAAGATTCTGGTGGATGTCGACGACGAGGCACTGGCGGACGCGGCCCGGGCGTTCGGCACCAAGACCAAGAAGGACACGGTAAACGTCGCGCTCCGCGAGGGCGCGGCACGTTTGCGCCGTGCCCGTGCCTTGACCGAACTCGCCGGGCGTGGGCGGGCCGGTGACTTCGACGAGTTGCTCGACAAGGACACCTACCGCTCGTGA
- a CDS encoding ParA family protein codes for MAIIALVSAKGSPGVTTTALAAALSWHRRLVLAECDPAGGSILAGYLGGTLDGPRGIGELAVGELRDGSLETAFWSQLVDLDAPRRERLLLPGVVDPAQAGSVVPLWQRFADYFTGLDRGVPPYDVLVDCGRLAVDGPPWPLLRAAAVVLLATRAHLPDLSATRSTVRAIERDLTEHRVPPGNLRLLVVGDGHGTSEISKALRLPVIARLPHDPRTAEVLAHGGTVRAGRPLMRAAGALEVPVRALLDRRRARLAWPGATSAHAVSAPLAPEVPGAV; via the coding sequence ATGGCGATCATCGCCCTGGTGTCGGCGAAGGGCTCGCCGGGCGTCACCACCACCGCGCTGGCCGCGGCGCTGAGCTGGCACCGCCGGCTCGTGCTGGCCGAGTGCGACCCGGCGGGCGGCTCGATCCTCGCCGGCTACCTGGGCGGCACGCTCGACGGCCCGCGCGGCATCGGCGAACTTGCCGTCGGTGAGCTGCGCGACGGCAGCCTGGAGACCGCGTTCTGGTCGCAACTCGTCGACCTGGACGCGCCGCGCCGCGAACGGCTGCTCCTGCCCGGCGTGGTCGACCCGGCGCAGGCCGGCAGCGTGGTGCCGCTCTGGCAACGCTTCGCCGACTACTTCACCGGGCTGGACCGGGGCGTACCCCCGTACGACGTGCTCGTCGACTGTGGCCGGTTGGCGGTCGACGGTCCACCGTGGCCGCTGCTGCGGGCCGCCGCGGTGGTGCTGCTCGCCACCCGCGCGCACCTGCCCGACCTCTCCGCCACCCGGTCCACCGTCCGGGCGATCGAACGGGACCTCACCGAACACCGCGTCCCGCCCGGCAACCTGCGGCTGCTGGTGGTCGGCGACGGGCACGGCACCAGTGAGATCAGCAAGGCGCTGCGGCTGCCGGTGATCGCCCGGCTGCCACACGACCCGCGTACCGCCGAGGTGCTCGCGCACGGCGGCACCGTACGCGCCGGTCGGCCGCTCATGCGCGCGGCCGGCGCGCTCGAGGTGCCGGTCCGGGCGCTGCTGGACCGCCGTCGGGCCCGGCTGGCCTGGCCCGGTGCGACGTCCGCCCACGCGGTGAGCGCGCCGCTCGCGCCGGAGGTGCCAGGTGCGGTTTGA
- a CDS encoding TadE/TadG family type IV pilus assembly protein, translating to MVAALRARLVADGRERGANPVELAVMMPAILVLLFGSIQVAVWFVARSTALNAAQTGVNAQRSYDAAPDAGRARATDFLRRSGDWLVGWDKTGPTCVETATDVTCTVRGRSLSVVPGVDFEVVQTAHGPAERWTG from the coding sequence ATCGTCGCCGCCCTGCGCGCCCGCCTCGTTGCGGACGGGCGCGAGCGGGGCGCCAACCCGGTCGAGCTGGCCGTGATGATGCCGGCGATCCTGGTGCTGCTCTTCGGCTCGATCCAGGTCGCCGTCTGGTTCGTCGCCCGGTCCACCGCGCTCAACGCGGCCCAGACCGGGGTGAACGCGCAACGCTCGTACGACGCCGCGCCGGACGCCGGGCGGGCGCGGGCCACCGACTTCCTGCGCCGCTCCGGTGACTGGCTCGTCGGCTGGGACAAGACCGGCCCGACCTGCGTGGAGACCGCCACCGACGTCACCTGCACGGTGCGCGGACGGTCCCTGTCGGTCGTTCCCGGCGTCGACTTCGAGGTCGTGCAGACCGCGCACGGCCCCGCCGAACGCTGGACGGGGTGA
- a CDS encoding type II secretion system F family protein: MTQIELIALVSGAACVAGLVLAVVALVGTRRPPRSTPGEAGPGLSRLWTGSGASRAERRRHQLLLGGAVAAGALAFLITGLPVVGLLVALAVPGVPWLFAVGRAEQRAIARVEAVGEWTRRLKDVSATGQGLQQAIVGTITTAPEEIQEEVRTLAARLQAGWLAKSALLAFADEIADPVADQVVAALILHLTDRGERLGDVLGSIAGAASAEVATRREVEAKRTQPRFAVRFLTGMTLATLAYGLVNNDYIRPYGTLTGQLVMAVLGAAFIGLLVWVRSMSQPPRPARFLPAPDPEEAIA; encoded by the coding sequence GTGACGCAGATCGAGCTGATCGCGCTGGTGTCCGGCGCCGCCTGTGTGGCCGGGCTGGTGCTCGCCGTGGTCGCGCTTGTCGGCACCCGCCGGCCGCCCAGGTCGACGCCGGGTGAGGCCGGGCCGGGCCTGAGCCGACTCTGGACCGGCTCCGGGGCCAGCCGCGCCGAGCGGCGACGCCACCAGCTCCTGCTCGGCGGGGCCGTCGCCGCCGGGGCACTGGCATTCCTGATCACCGGCTTGCCGGTGGTGGGCCTGCTGGTGGCGCTCGCGGTGCCCGGGGTGCCGTGGCTGTTCGCCGTCGGCCGGGCCGAGCAGCGGGCCATCGCCCGGGTCGAGGCGGTCGGCGAGTGGACCCGGCGACTCAAGGACGTCTCCGCCACCGGGCAGGGACTCCAACAGGCCATCGTCGGCACCATCACCACCGCGCCGGAGGAGATCCAGGAGGAGGTACGCACGCTCGCCGCCCGCCTCCAGGCCGGCTGGCTGGCGAAGTCCGCGCTGCTCGCGTTCGCCGACGAGATCGCCGACCCGGTCGCCGACCAGGTGGTGGCCGCGCTGATCCTGCACCTGACCGACCGGGGCGAGCGCCTCGGTGACGTGCTCGGCTCGATCGCCGGCGCGGCCTCCGCCGAGGTGGCCACCCGGCGCGAGGTCGAGGCCAAGCGGACCCAACCCCGGTTCGCGGTCCGCTTCCTCACCGGGATGACCCTGGCGACGCTCGCGTACGGGCTGGTGAACAACGACTACATCCGTCCCTACGGGACCTTGACCGGGCAGCTCGTGATGGCGGTGCTCGGCGCGGCCTTCATCGGGCTGCTGGTCTGGGTGCGGTCGATGAGCCAGCCGCCGCGCCCGGCGCGTTTCCTGCCGGCCCCGGACCCGGAAGAGGCGATCGCGTGA
- a CDS encoding CpaF/VirB11 family protein: MRFEPVSHDPRGQQPGVVSTVPPLAPPNGRHHVAGPALPAAPPAPPPRPRVDFAVVRELRRELSERLTHWQRGREFDADAEETERARLAVAVVSAYADSVRRAGTPMPADAERLLLDQVTAELVGLGRLQTLLVDETIEEVHILGCDQVRITRHGGGVDWAEPIADSDDELVEILQAAARRAGATERSLSTSKPTLDLQLPDGSRLAAVFLVSHRPYAVIRKHNTLDVSLEDIAGARPDLDEMIDPLLRDFLRASMRAGLNIMVAGLAGAGKTTVIRALMDDIPADEPYVLLEESRELLPARRGHKHRAVMSFESREGHGERGADGRPAGEVSIADLIPVSLRMGVLRIIVGEVRSREIVPMLQAMTTSRGSMCTIHARTPAGVSERIIELALSHGREMTVDQARRMAGNALDLIVYVTVEDETAIGGRKHRFVSHVEEVIGVGEGNRITTTTVFGPGADGRAVPRHLPERIRDQLLRVGYDARLLTRFVEAGVGAWRRPRHTRLGRRPGGGPA, translated from the coding sequence GTGCGGTTTGAGCCGGTCTCGCACGACCCGCGCGGGCAGCAACCCGGGGTCGTCTCCACGGTCCCGCCGCTGGCCCCGCCGAACGGGCGGCACCACGTCGCCGGCCCGGCTTTGCCCGCCGCGCCACCCGCGCCACCGCCCCGCCCCCGGGTCGACTTCGCCGTGGTCCGCGAGCTGCGCCGGGAGTTGAGCGAGCGGCTCACCCACTGGCAGCGCGGGCGGGAGTTCGACGCCGACGCCGAGGAGACCGAGCGGGCCCGGCTGGCCGTCGCGGTGGTCTCCGCGTACGCCGACTCGGTGCGCCGGGCCGGCACGCCGATGCCCGCCGACGCGGAGCGGCTGCTGCTCGACCAGGTGACCGCCGAGCTGGTCGGGCTCGGTCGACTCCAGACGCTGCTCGTCGACGAGACCATCGAGGAGGTGCACATCCTCGGCTGCGACCAGGTGCGCATCACCCGGCACGGCGGCGGCGTCGACTGGGCCGAGCCGATCGCCGACAGCGACGACGAGTTGGTGGAGATCCTCCAGGCCGCGGCCCGCCGGGCCGGCGCGACCGAACGGTCGCTCTCCACCTCCAAGCCCACGCTCGACCTGCAACTGCCCGACGGCAGCCGGCTCGCCGCGGTCTTCCTGGTCAGCCACCGTCCCTACGCGGTGATCCGCAAGCACAACACGCTCGACGTGAGCCTGGAGGACATCGCCGGCGCGCGGCCCGACCTGGACGAGATGATCGACCCGCTGCTGCGCGACTTCCTCCGCGCGTCCATGCGGGCCGGGCTGAACATCATGGTCGCCGGGCTGGCCGGAGCCGGGAAGACCACCGTCATCCGGGCGCTGATGGACGACATCCCGGCCGACGAGCCGTACGTGCTGCTGGAGGAGAGCCGGGAACTGCTGCCGGCCCGGCGCGGGCACAAGCACCGGGCGGTGATGAGCTTCGAGTCCCGGGAGGGGCACGGTGAGCGCGGCGCGGACGGGCGACCCGCGGGTGAGGTGAGCATCGCCGACCTGATCCCGGTGTCGCTGCGGATGGGCGTGCTGCGGATCATCGTCGGCGAGGTGCGGTCCCGGGAGATCGTGCCGATGCTCCAGGCGATGACCACAAGCCGCGGGTCGATGTGCACCATCCACGCCCGTACCCCGGCCGGGGTGAGCGAACGGATCATCGAGCTGGCGCTGTCCCACGGCCGGGAGATGACAGTCGACCAGGCCCGCCGGATGGCGGGCAACGCGCTCGACCTCATCGTCTACGTCACGGTCGAGGACGAGACCGCGATCGGCGGTCGCAAGCACCGCTTCGTCTCGCACGTCGAGGAGGTCATCGGCGTCGGCGAGGGCAACCGGATCACCACCACCACCGTCTTCGGCCCGGGGGCGGACGGCCGGGCGGTCCCCCGCCACCTGCCCGAACGGATCCGCGACCAACTGCTGCGCGTCGGCTACGACGCCCGGCTGCTCACCCGGTTCGTCGAGGCCGGCGTCGGCGCCTGGCGGCGGCCCCGCCACACCCGCCTCGGGCGGCGGCCGGGCGGGGGGCCGGCGTGA
- a CDS encoding nitroreductase family deazaflavin-dependent oxidoreductase, whose product MARRRIPRWLARAPIPLYRHGLGRFLGRRLMMLEHRGRRSGLPRYVVLEVVDREPGALFLASGYGPGSQWFRNVRADPAVRVWTGPDRGVPARATVLAAEEVRQRLARYRQRHRRAAAALGRTLGIPELTGDGPLPADVDTRLPLVRLDLAER is encoded by the coding sequence ATGGCCCGCCGTCGCATCCCCCGTTGGCTCGCCCGCGCGCCGATCCCGCTCTACCGGCACGGTCTCGGTCGGTTCCTCGGCCGCCGGCTGATGATGCTGGAGCACCGGGGCCGCCGGTCCGGCCTGCCCCGGTACGTGGTGCTGGAGGTGGTCGACCGGGAGCCGGGCGCGCTCTTCCTGGCCTCCGGCTACGGCCCGGGCTCGCAGTGGTTCCGCAACGTGCGAGCGGATCCGGCGGTACGGGTGTGGACCGGCCCGGACCGGGGCGTCCCGGCGCGGGCGACCGTGTTGGCCGCGGAGGAGGTCCGGCAACGGCTGGCGCGTTACCGGCAGCGGCACCGGCGGGCCGCCGCGGCGTTGGGCCGTACCCTCGGCATCCCCGAGCTGACCGGCGACGGCCCGCTGCCGGCCGACGTGGACACCCGCCTCCCCCTGGTCCGCCTCGACCTCGCGGAACGCTGA
- a CDS encoding PIN domain nuclease, translating into MKLADYLIDTSALVRLLRDPDVLARWEQTVTAGLVAVCPLVELEFLYTARSVADRAQLEEQLRTVFGWVAMPDRIYERAAETQHELTAQGTHRSAGAVDLLIAATAEDHGLSLLHYDRDFDQVGAVTGQPMRWLAPPGAIK; encoded by the coding sequence GTGAAGCTCGCGGACTACCTGATCGACACGAGCGCTCTCGTCCGGCTTCTCCGCGACCCGGACGTGCTGGCCCGTTGGGAGCAGACGGTGACCGCCGGACTGGTTGCGGTCTGCCCACTGGTCGAACTGGAATTTCTCTACACCGCCCGGTCCGTCGCCGACCGCGCACAACTTGAGGAGCAACTCCGGACGGTCTTCGGCTGGGTGGCGATGCCCGACCGGATCTACGAGCGTGCCGCCGAGACGCAGCACGAGTTGACCGCCCAGGGCACACATCGGTCAGCCGGCGCCGTTGACCTGCTCATCGCCGCCACTGCCGAAGACCACGGCCTTTCGTTGCTGCACTACGACCGGGACTTCGATCAGGTCGGCGCGGTGACAGGTCAACCGATGCGCTGGCTGGCCCCACCCGGCGCCATCAAGTAG
- a CDS encoding crotonase/enoyl-CoA hydratase family protein, producing MAVHVERAGGVTTVILDRPEARNAVDGPTARALADAFRAFDADPDAAVAVLWGAGGTFCSGADLKAIGTPRGNRVEAEGDGPMGPTRMSLSKPVVAAISGYAVAGGLELALWCDLRVAESDATLGVFCRRWGVPLIDGGTVRLPRLIGESRAMDLVLTGRPVPADEAYAMGLVNRLVAPGAARAEAERLAAEIARHPQTCLRNDRAALLGGAGRPEPEALAVELAYGVESLAVDGVRGAGRFAAGAGRHGAPAG from the coding sequence GTGGCGGTTCACGTCGAGCGTGCGGGTGGCGTGACCACGGTGATCCTGGACCGGCCGGAGGCCCGTAACGCGGTGGACGGGCCGACCGCCCGGGCCCTTGCCGACGCGTTCCGCGCGTTCGACGCCGACCCGGACGCGGCGGTCGCCGTGCTCTGGGGCGCGGGCGGCACGTTCTGCTCCGGCGCCGACCTCAAGGCGATCGGCACGCCGCGCGGCAACCGGGTCGAGGCCGAGGGCGACGGCCCGATGGGTCCCACCCGGATGTCGCTGTCCAAGCCGGTCGTCGCCGCGATCTCCGGGTACGCCGTGGCCGGCGGGCTGGAGCTGGCGCTCTGGTGCGACCTGCGGGTCGCCGAGTCGGACGCCACGCTCGGCGTGTTCTGCCGCCGGTGGGGGGTGCCGCTGATCGACGGTGGCACGGTGCGGCTGCCCCGGCTGATCGGGGAGAGCCGGGCGATGGACCTCGTCCTCACCGGGCGTCCGGTGCCGGCCGACGAGGCGTACGCGATGGGTCTGGTCAACCGGCTGGTCGCGCCCGGTGCGGCCCGGGCGGAGGCCGAGCGGCTGGCCGCCGAGATCGCCCGGCATCCGCAGACCTGCCTGCGGAACGACCGGGCGGCGCTGCTCGGCGGCGCCGGCCGGCCCGAGCCGGAGGCGCTCGCGGTGGAGCTTGCCTACGGCGTGGAGTCGTTGGCGGTGGACGGGGTGCGCGGCGCCGGCCGGTTCGCCGCCGGCGCCGGCCGGCACGGCGCGCCGGCCGGCTGA
- a CDS encoding Rieske 2Fe-2S domain-containing protein — protein MRELLTKLEQASGLDRVGDRLQRAVQGTLRSHRVRDALHGVWLGHPLHPAMVQVPVGAWISAAVVDLLPGQRRAATALVGLGTVSALPAAVAGWNDWAALSRDQRRVGLVHAGANIVGLTLYAGSLAARLNGRHGLGRALAYLGLSAASGGAYLGGHLAYKQGAQVSQSISELHLIGDGWHSVGDLSDLPQREPVTRTIDDVSVLLYRHGDDVTVMLERCPHQSGPLGAGEVQQIDGHACVVCPWHGSAFRLDNGQVARGPAANDQAVLPTRVVSGRVEARLP, from the coding sequence GTGCGCGAACTACTGACGAAGCTCGAACAGGCATCCGGTCTCGACCGGGTGGGCGACCGGTTGCAGCGCGCCGTCCAGGGCACGCTGCGCTCGCACCGGGTCCGCGACGCGCTGCACGGCGTCTGGTTGGGTCATCCGCTGCACCCCGCGATGGTGCAGGTGCCGGTCGGCGCGTGGATCTCCGCCGCCGTGGTGGACCTGCTTCCCGGCCAGCGCCGGGCCGCCACCGCCCTGGTCGGGCTCGGCACGGTGAGCGCGCTCCCGGCCGCGGTCGCCGGCTGGAACGACTGGGCGGCGCTCTCCCGTGACCAGCGCCGGGTCGGGCTGGTGCACGCCGGGGCCAACATCGTCGGCCTGACGCTCTACGCCGGCTCGCTCGCGGCCCGGCTCAACGGGCGGCACGGGCTCGGCCGGGCCCTCGCCTACCTGGGGCTGTCCGCGGCGAGCGGCGGCGCGTACCTGGGTGGGCACCTCGCGTACAAGCAGGGGGCCCAGGTCAGTCAGAGCATCTCCGAGCTGCACCTGATCGGCGACGGCTGGCACTCGGTGGGCGACCTGAGCGACCTGCCGCAACGCGAACCGGTCACCCGGACGATCGACGACGTCTCGGTGCTCCTCTACCGGCACGGCGACGACGTCACGGTGATGCTCGAACGCTGCCCGCACCAGAGCGGCCCGCTCGGCGCGGGTGAGGTGCAGCAGATCGACGGCCACGCCTGTGTGGTCTGCCCGTGGCACGGCAGCGCGTTCCGGCTGGACAACGGCCAGGTGGCGCGCGGCCCGGCCGCCAACGACCAGGCCGTGCTCCCCACCCGCGTGGTGTCCGGCCGGGTCGAGGCCCGCCTGCCCTGA